Proteins from one Hoplias malabaricus isolate fHopMal1 chromosome 2, fHopMal1.hap1, whole genome shotgun sequence genomic window:
- the si:ch211-243a20.4 gene encoding NFAT activation molecule 1 — protein MFVIFYIFLLCCCNKGEVKGALVVKNRTSVALAKETLFFHLSFKVPVNSSSTASCYQKTQEIWKHTYKAGDSARGVNTVVNMTMHNSSNSGEYFCKTSNPSEKFYFVVLVRDVGYEPNEAIIPTDSSVIPLLIVTFILLLFSIIGSALLFKWHKPEKVGDGVKDRKKESPVGVMTQSPNSESVYTSLEPRPVSIYDVLSVDEARKQSTEKHTSEEKAEACHVGEGIFESVYENL, from the exons ttAAAGGTGCCCTTGTGGTGAAAAACAGAACTAGTGTGGCGCTTGCTAAAGAGACGCTCTTCTTCCACCTCAGTTTCAAAGTTCCAGTCAACAGCAGCAGTACTGCCTCTTGCTACCagaaaacacaagaaatatggaAACATACATATAAAGCAGGGGATTCTGCTAGAGGTGTTAACACGGTGGTGAATATGACCATGCATAACAGCTCCAACTCTGGAGAATATTTCTGCAAAACGTCTAACCCATCAGAGAAATTCTACTTTGTTGTGCTTGTGCGAG atgttGGCTATGAGCCAAATGAGGCAATTATTCCAACAGATAGTAGTGTTATCCCTCTGCTGATAGTCACCTTCATTTTACTCCTCTTCAGTATCATCGGATCTGCTTTGCTCTTTAAATGGCACAAG CCTGAGAAAGTCGGGGATGGGGTGaaggacagaaagaaagagagcccTGTGGGCGTGATGACACAGAGTCCCAACTCAGAGTCAGTGTACACG TCTCTTGAACCCAGACCGGTCTCTATTTATGATGTGCTCAGTGTGGATGAGGCTAGAAAGCAAAGCACAGAGAAGCACACCTCTGAGGAAAAG GCCGAGGCTTGTCATGTTGGGGAAGGGATTTTTGAAAGTGTCTATGAAAATCTGTGA